The DNA segment CCGTGCCATGGTGCGGTTGAGCATGACCAAGCCGGCCTTCGCGGTGCCGTAGTGCGCCATGCCGTGCTGCGCGGCCTCGCCGACGATTGATCCGATGTGGACGATCGAACCACCGCCCGCCCTGATCATGCCGGGCAGGGCGGCACGCGCGCAGATCAGCGGCGCCTCCAGGTTGAGCGCGACCGTCTTCTGCCAGCCGGAAAGGCGCATCTCCGCAAGGGGAACGAGAAACCGTGCTCCACCGGCGTTGTTGACCACCACGGTCGGATCGCCGAGCTCGGCGGCGACCTTCGCGACGGCCTCGGTCACCCGCTCCTCGTCGGTGACGTCGGCGGGCACCACCACCGTGCGGCGTCCCGTCGGCTCGATCAGCGCGGCCGTCTCCGCCAGCGCCTCAGGGCGGCGTGCCAGCAGAGCGACGTCGGCGCCCGCGCGGGCGACGGCCAGCGCGATCTCCCGCCCGATGCCCCCGCTCGCGCCGGTGACGAGGGCGACCTTGCCCGCCAGCGCCCCGCTCACGACGCGTCTCCCCGGCGCACCGGCATCGTTTTCATGCCACGGCTCATCATCGTGGTGTGCCATTCCTCCGGCCCGTCCAGCGCCAGATCCGGCATCGCGTCGAGGACGGCTGGAAACGCGATCTGCGCCTCCAGCCTGGCCAGGAAGTTACCGAGACAGTGGTGCACCCCGAAACCGAATCCGACGTGCTGGTTGGGCTGGCGCGTGATGTCGAGTTCGTGCGGCCTTTCGAAGACCTCCGGGTCCCGGTTGGCCGCGCTCTGCACGAGGAAAACATTGTCCCCCTTGCGCAACGTCGTCCCGCGCAGCTCGACGTCCTCGGCCAGCAACCGTTGTTCCAGCCGGGACGGCCCGTCGAACCGCAGCAGTTCCTCGACCGCGGTGCCGATCCGCTCGGGCTCGTCCCGCAGCAACCGCCACTGATCGGGATGCAGCAGCAACTGCCGGGTGCCGTTGGCGATCAGGTTCGTGGTGGTCTCGTGGCCACCGAACACCAGCAGCGCGCAGGTGGAGATGATCTCCTTGTCGTCGAGCGGTGGGTCAACGTCGTGCGCGGTGACCAGACTGGAGATCACGTCGTCGCCGGGGTTCTCGCGAATCCTCGCGATCAGGTCGGCGAGGTAGCCGGTCAGCTCGATCAGTCCCTGCTGCGCGCGTTCCCGCCTGCCTGGCTCACCCTGTGCTCCGAAGACCAGCGTGAGGATGTCGTCGGACCACTTCTTGAACATGTCGCGGTCCTCGGCGGGAACACCGATCAGCTCGGCCACCACGATCGCCGGGATCGGATAGGCGAAGTCGGTGACGAAGTCGAAGCGCTGCCTGTTTTCCAGCGTGGCGAGGGTTTCCTTGACGACCTGCTCGACCCTCGGCCGCCACGTCGCGACACGCTTCGGGCTGAACGCGGGCATCACCAGCTTGCGCAGCCGGGTGTGCTCGGGCGGGTCGAGGAACACCATCCAGTGCCGCAGCACCTCGAACGTCGGGGCGCGCGCGGCGCGCTTCTCCTCCGAAAGGTGCGTCTCGAACACGGGACGCACCCGGTCGGACGAGAACGCCGGATGACGCAACGCCCACAGGACATCGGCGTGTTTGTGCAGGAACCATGCCTGGTATCGCTCGTTCCAATGCACCGGATTGTCTCGGAGCATTTCCGCGAAATGCGGGTAGGGATCGGCGAGCCGTTCCCCGCCCAGCATGTCGTCCAGTTCGAGGGTCTCAGCCACCGAGAACCACCACCACACACCCGTTTCCGTCGATTCCCGCGGTGCCGCCGCCCATGGTCTCCACGGCCGCGACCCGCGCTCCTTCCACCTGTCGTGCCCCGGCGTCACCGCGCAACTGCCACACGGTCTCGGCGATCTGGGCCAGCCCGGTCGCCCCCAGCGGGTGTCCCCTGCTGAGCAGCCCGCCGGACGGGTTGACCGGCTGAGCGCCACCGAGCGCGGTGTGCCCGGACAGCACCAGGTCGCACCCGCCACCGGGTTCCGCGATACCGAGGGCCTCGGTCGCGGTGATCTCGCCGATCGTGAACGCGTCGTGCACCTCGAAGACGTCCACGTCACCGGGGCCGATTCCGGCTTCCCGCCACGCTTGTCCCGCCACCGTGGACATCAGCTCGTAGCCCCACGGATGTGTGCTGCGGTGATCCCACAGTTCCCCGGAACGCAGTGCCGAGCCCGCGATGCGCACGTCCCTGCCGACCCCGCGCTCCCCGCCGATCACGGCGGCGGTCGCGGCGTCGGAGATGTCGCAGCACTGCAACAGGGTCAGCGGATCGGCGACCATCCGGGAAGCGAGTACTTCCTCGGCGGTGACCTCGGCGCGGTGCTGGGCACGCGGGTTCAGCGCCCCGTGACGGCGGTTCTTCACCGACACCGCCGCCAGCGCCTTGGGTTCCAGGCCGTACAGGTACTCGTATCGGCTCGCGACCATCGCGTACACGCCCGGCAGCGCCAGCCCCGCCCGCCCCTCGGCGTCGGTCTCCTCCGGGGTGATCGGCCCGGAGAAGTGCAGGGTCATCGTCTCCACACCGAGACACAGCACCCGCCGGAAACGACCGGACAGCACGGCGTGCCGCGCTTCGTGCAGTGCCGTCGTCGAGGTCGCGCAGGCGTTCTCGAAGGTCAGGATCGGTACACCGGTGATGCCGAGCAGTTGCAACGCACGCTGTGCCGTACCCGGTGCACCGAAGACAGTGCCCGCGAACACGGCGTCGATCGCACCGAGGTCATCGAGCCCGGCGTCGTCCAGTGCCTCGCCGATCGCCTGCTGCGCGAGCCACGGTGCACCGACCC comes from the Prauserella marina genome and includes:
- a CDS encoding SDR family NAD(P)-dependent oxidoreductase — encoded protein: MSGALAGKVALVTGASGGIGREIALAVARAGADVALLARRPEALAETAALIEPTGRRTVVVPADVTDEERVTEAVAKVAAELGDPTVVVNNAGGARFLVPLAEMRLSGWQKTVALNLEAPLICARAALPGMIRAGGGSIVHIGSIVGEAAQHGMAHYGTAKAGLVMLNRTMAREWGGHGVRSNVVLPGLVDSGAHEHYEADASMGRLYAAEIPLGRWARPEEIAAPVVFLASDAASFVTGSTLVVDGGQIS
- a CDS encoding cytochrome P450; the protein is MAETLELDDMLGGERLADPYPHFAEMLRDNPVHWNERYQAWFLHKHADVLWALRHPAFSSDRVRPVFETHLSEEKRAARAPTFEVLRHWMVFLDPPEHTRLRKLVMPAFSPKRVATWRPRVEQVVKETLATLENRQRFDFVTDFAYPIPAIVVAELIGVPAEDRDMFKKWSDDILTLVFGAQGEPGRRERAQQGLIELTGYLADLIARIRENPGDDVISSLVTAHDVDPPLDDKEIISTCALLVFGGHETTTNLIANGTRQLLLHPDQWRLLRDEPERIGTAVEELLRFDGPSRLEQRLLAEDVELRGTTLRKGDNVFLVQSAANRDPEVFERPHELDITRQPNQHVGFGFGVHHCLGNFLARLEAQIAFPAVLDAMPDLALDGPEEWHTTMMSRGMKTMPVRRGDAS
- a CDS encoding thiolase family protein, coding for MSAAYVYGVGTSRFGRQPGVGAPWLAQQAIGEALDDAGLDDLGAIDAVFAGTVFGAPGTAQRALQLLGITGVPILTFENACATSTTALHEARHAVLSGRFRRVLCLGVETMTLHFSGPITPEETDAEGRAGLALPGVYAMVASRYEYLYGLEPKALAAVSVKNRRHGALNPRAQHRAEVTAEEVLASRMVADPLTLLQCCDISDAATAAVIGGERGVGRDVRIAGSALRSGELWDHRSTHPWGYELMSTVAGQAWREAGIGPGDVDVFEVHDAFTIGEITATEALGIAEPGGGCDLVLSGHTALGGAQPVNPSGGLLSRGHPLGATGLAQIAETVWQLRGDAGARQVEGARVAAVETMGGGTAGIDGNGCVVVVLGG